A part of Geoanaerobacter pelophilus genomic DNA contains:
- the htpX gene encoding zinc metalloprotease HtpX: MNALRTTFLMALMTTLLVIAGGAIGGKNGMAFALIMATVMNFVSYWFSDKIVLTMYGARQVEEAEAPDLVSIVRQLAIQAGMPLPKVYLIDSPTPNAFATGRNPEHAAVAATTGIMRILTREELMGVMAHELSHVKHRDILIQSIAATFAGAITYLANMAQWAAIFGGGRDRDEEGGGFSMLLMAILAPIAAMLIQMAISRAREYEADRGGAELSHNPLYLAAALRKLHMANQQIPMDANPASAHMFIVNPLTGGGLMSMFSTHPPIEERVRRLETMVYRPR, translated from the coding sequence ATGAACGCACTGAGAACGACATTTCTTATGGCCCTGATGACGACGCTTCTCGTAATTGCAGGGGGTGCCATTGGCGGCAAGAATGGGATGGCCTTTGCCTTGATCATGGCTACCGTAATGAACTTCGTCAGCTACTGGTTCTCGGACAAGATAGTCTTGACAATGTACGGTGCCCGCCAGGTTGAGGAAGCCGAAGCACCTGATCTCGTGAGCATCGTCAGGCAACTCGCCATACAAGCAGGAATGCCGCTGCCTAAAGTTTATTTGATCGACTCACCTACCCCCAACGCCTTTGCCACCGGTCGCAACCCTGAACACGCGGCAGTTGCAGCAACAACCGGGATCATGAGAATCCTGACCCGTGAAGAGCTTATGGGAGTGATGGCTCATGAACTCTCCCATGTCAAACATCGCGACATCCTCATCCAGAGCATTGCGGCAACCTTTGCCGGCGCCATAACCTATCTGGCCAACATGGCGCAATGGGCAGCCATTTTTGGAGGAGGCCGCGATCGTGACGAAGAGGGAGGCGGGTTCAGTATGCTCCTCATGGCAATACTGGCGCCAATAGCAGCAATGCTTATTCAAATGGCGATCTCCCGCGCCAGAGAGTATGAAGCTGACCGGGGAGGAGCCGAACTCTCTCATAATCCGCTCTACCTGGCAGCAGCGCTAAGAAAGCTGCATATGGCCAATCAACAGATCCCCATGGATGCAAACCCTGCCTCAGCTCATATGTTTATCGTAAACCCCTTGACCGGGGGAGGTTTGATGTCGATGTTTTCAACCCACCCACCAATTGAAGAGCGGGTCAGAAGGCTGGAGACCATGGTCTACCGTCCGCGCTGA
- the cls gene encoding cardiolipin synthase, with protein sequence MDHFFWSILIGAVAFLSLAGGVHALLFKRDPRSALGWIVVCLTLPIAGSVFYWAMGVNRIHRKARQWLESGRRVAGWDRFASTPQIPRAFALPENAKHLSELMTLADRVVIAPLIEGNRLTPLVNGDAAYPAMLEAIRTAQKSVHISTYIFDADSVGRSFVEALIDVASRGVDVRLIVDSLGEKYSRPLVRDFFQGSKVQVGRFLPLRYGGYVNLRTHRKILVVDGSVAFTGGMNIGGRHMVANPVCRQPVVDMHFKVEGPIVAYLQRVFLEDWYFVAKELVSAPVYFPKLEVKGNALVRSVSDGPDKEFRKLLWLILGGLSCARQSVRIMTPYFIPDRPLISALVTAAMRGVEVTLVLPEKNNLPFVHWASKAYLWEILQHGVKIYYQPAPFVHTKLFLIDDIWALIGSANLDPRSLRLNFELNLEVYDTEFASILVAHFADAIAVSREVTLAEVDGRPLREKIRDCAAKLFSPYL encoded by the coding sequence ATGGATCATTTTTTCTGGAGCATCCTGATTGGAGCTGTTGCTTTCCTGTCCTTGGCCGGAGGGGTTCATGCGCTTCTGTTCAAGCGGGATCCTCGCTCCGCACTGGGGTGGATAGTCGTTTGTCTGACCCTACCCATTGCCGGATCAGTTTTCTACTGGGCAATGGGGGTGAACCGCATCCATCGGAAGGCACGGCAGTGGCTTGAAAGTGGCCGGCGCGTTGCCGGTTGGGACCGGTTTGCCAGTACTCCGCAAATCCCCAGGGCATTTGCTCTTCCTGAAAACGCCAAGCATTTGAGTGAACTTATGACCCTCGCAGACCGGGTTGTTATTGCACCGCTCATTGAAGGGAACCGGCTTACCCCTCTTGTTAACGGCGATGCGGCCTATCCTGCGATGCTGGAGGCCATTCGCACTGCCCAAAAGTCAGTTCACATTTCAACATATATTTTCGATGCCGACAGTGTCGGGCGTTCCTTTGTTGAGGCTCTTATCGATGTTGCCTCAAGAGGGGTGGATGTCAGGCTGATTGTGGACAGTCTGGGGGAAAAATATTCACGACCGCTTGTAAGGGATTTTTTTCAGGGGTCAAAGGTGCAGGTGGGGCGGTTTCTTCCGCTACGATACGGTGGTTATGTAAACCTTCGCACCCACAGAAAAATCCTTGTTGTGGATGGCTCTGTTGCCTTTACCGGAGGGATGAACATCGGCGGGCGGCATATGGTTGCAAATCCTGTTTGCCGTCAGCCTGTGGTGGACATGCATTTTAAGGTGGAAGGCCCTATTGTTGCTTATTTACAAAGGGTTTTCCTCGAAGACTGGTACTTTGTAGCAAAGGAGCTGGTTAGTGCGCCTGTTTATTTCCCAAAGCTTGAAGTCAAAGGCAATGCACTGGTTCGCTCGGTAAGTGACGGACCGGATAAAGAGTTTCGTAAACTCCTCTGGCTTATTTTGGGCGGGTTGTCATGTGCACGGCAGAGTGTGCGCATAATGACACCGTATTTCATTCCTGACCGGCCTTTGATCTCTGCACTGGTAACTGCGGCAATGCGCGGGGTAGAGGTCACGCTTGTGCTGCCCGAAAAGAATAACCTCCCATTTGTCCATTGGGCAAGTAAGGCCTATCTATGGGAGATTCTCCAACACGGGGTGAAGATTTATTATCAGCCCGCTCCGTTTGTTCACACCAAACTTTTTCTGATCGACGATATCTGGGCGCTCATCGGATCGGCAAACCTCGATCCTCGAAGTCTGAGGCTTAACTTCGAACTGAACCTTGAGGTGTACGACACCGAATTCGCGTCAATATTAGTCGCTCACTTTGCTGATGCCATTGCTGTCTCGCGCGAGGTGACCCTTGCTGAGGTCGATGGCCGCCCGCTTAGAGAAAAGATCCGGGACTGTGCAGCAAAACTGTTCTCACCTTATCTTTAG
- a CDS encoding sugar phosphate isomerase/epimerase family protein, producing MKNQIFAHLPYRYLGNYLEYILEKNISPEIFFNAEALDTLVVEELASFADALKSGGILCTIHAPFMDLNPGSPEPMIRRATAHRFSQVMDAAKILKPVSMVFHPGYDRWRQGESQEEWLGYCMETFKPVLERGVQIGTTITVENIFETEPSTLKGLLDAMDSPSFRHCFDVGHWNLFKTIGMEEWFSVLGPYIAHVHVHDNNGLRDDHFPIGDGNIDFELYFRLMKQYAPGSIYTIEAHDRAKVELALDRLRDRLA from the coding sequence ATGAAAAACCAAATATTTGCACACCTCCCTTATCGCTACCTCGGCAACTACCTGGAATATATCCTGGAGAAAAATATTTCCCCGGAGATTTTTTTCAATGCAGAAGCTTTGGATACCCTAGTTGTCGAAGAACTTGCAAGCTTTGCCGATGCGCTGAAGTCCGGTGGGATCTTATGCACCATCCATGCTCCGTTCATGGACCTGAATCCAGGGTCGCCGGAGCCGATGATCCGGCGAGCAACCGCGCACCGTTTCAGCCAGGTAATGGATGCAGCCAAGATCCTCAAACCGGTTTCAATGGTCTTTCATCCAGGGTATGATCGCTGGCGGCAAGGCGAGAGTCAGGAAGAATGGCTTGGGTACTGCATGGAAACGTTTAAACCGGTTCTGGAACGCGGCGTGCAAATCGGCACTACCATCACCGTTGAAAACATCTTCGAAACTGAACCGTCGACGCTAAAAGGTCTGCTTGATGCAATGGACTCACCATCATTCAGGCACTGCTTTGATGTCGGCCACTGGAACCTCTTCAAGACTATCGGGATGGAGGAGTGGTTCTCGGTGCTCGGCCCCTATATCGCCCATGTGCATGTCCATGACAATAATGGTTTGCGGGATGATCATTTCCCGATCGGTGACGGCAACATTGATTTCGAGCTTTACTTCAGGCTCATGAAACAATACGCACCAGGCTCAATTTATACAATAGAGGCTCATGACAGAGCAAAAGTGGAACTGGCGCTGGACCGGCTTAGAGATAGGCTCGCCTGA
- a CDS encoding potassium channel family protein, with product MDPVRHLKISFSVLVALVSVGVFGYMSIENWRFLDALYMTIITLGTVGFREVHELSDPGKVFTIVLVIFGVSVLGYIVGSLAQIMFEGQFQRIIGRKKVEKMIEALSDHYIICGYGRMGSLICREFAAKPLPFVVVEKNSEIIDKIKDEGYLYLHGDSTDDETLLRAGIKRAKGLISVVTSDTENVYITLTARGLNPDLYILARSGEEGSEIKLKRAGANKVVSPYHIGGSRMAQAILRPNVVDFIEIATGREHLDLQMEEIEIPEKSRFAGETLVSCGFRKETGVIIIGVKKTDGKMVFNPHSHTKLEESDTLIILGEPGAIDKLEQLIASPG from the coding sequence ATGGATCCAGTTCGACATCTTAAAATATCTTTTTCAGTACTCGTGGCTCTCGTGTCAGTCGGAGTATTCGGATACATGTCGATAGAAAACTGGCGTTTTCTTGATGCCCTATACATGACCATAATCACCCTTGGCACTGTAGGGTTCAGGGAGGTCCATGAACTGAGCGACCCTGGGAAAGTGTTCACCATAGTACTTGTCATATTCGGAGTCAGCGTTTTGGGGTATATCGTAGGAAGCCTTGCCCAGATCATGTTTGAAGGGCAATTCCAGAGGATCATCGGGAGGAAAAAAGTGGAAAAGATGATTGAAGCACTTTCGGACCACTACATCATCTGCGGCTATGGCAGGATGGGCTCACTTATCTGCCGGGAATTCGCCGCTAAACCGCTCCCTTTTGTTGTTGTCGAAAAAAATAGCGAGATCATCGATAAGATAAAAGACGAAGGATATCTATACCTGCATGGCGACTCCACTGATGACGAGACCCTGCTCCGGGCCGGCATCAAGAGAGCTAAAGGGCTGATTTCTGTGGTTACTTCAGACACGGAGAATGTCTACATAACCCTTACAGCTCGCGGACTTAATCCAGATCTTTATATCCTGGCGAGATCAGGGGAAGAGGGCTCGGAAATAAAACTGAAAAGGGCAGGGGCAAACAAGGTAGTTTCGCCGTACCATATAGGCGGCAGCAGGATGGCCCAGGCGATCCTGCGACCGAATGTGGTCGATTTCATTGAAATTGCAACAGGCAGAGAACATCTTGACCTGCAAATGGAAGAGATCGAAATCCCTGAAAAATCGAGATTTGCCGGTGAGACCCTGGTTAGCTGCGGATTCCGCAAGGAAACAGGAGTGATTATAATCGGCGTAAAAAAGACTGACGGGAAAATGGTATTCAACCCTCATTCCCACACCAAATTGGAGGAGAGCGATACCCTGATAATCTTAGGGGAACCCGGCGCCATTGACAAACTGGAGCAGCTGATTGCCTCTCCTGGCTAA
- a CDS encoding GntR family transcriptional regulator, which produces MKKNLEKHLTLRERILETIRDAIIKGSLKAGEKVAEPELAERFGISRTPIREAFRQLESEGYLKVIPRKGAVVAAFSEKDIEEFYAIKSILEGYAAKRACENISFKEIEKLETINSKLAMLAEGSDVKQFFKVHNDFHDLFIKAANNEKLYEMINGLVSKFQRLRLASLSIPGRMKNSVEEHEKIIDAFRKKNPGAAEKLVRKNAEYGGKVLMGGDPAATMKPSERSAMLHLDL; this is translated from the coding sequence ATGAAAAAAAACCTTGAAAAACACCTTACTCTACGTGAAAGGATCTTGGAAACAATACGGGATGCAATCATTAAAGGTTCTCTCAAGGCGGGTGAAAAGGTTGCTGAGCCTGAGTTGGCAGAGCGATTCGGTATAAGCCGCACTCCTATCCGCGAGGCTTTTCGCCAGTTGGAGTCTGAAGGTTATCTCAAGGTAATACCGAGAAAAGGGGCGGTTGTTGCTGCTTTTTCTGAGAAAGATATTGAAGAATTTTATGCGATTAAGAGCATTTTAGAAGGATACGCTGCAAAGCGAGCCTGTGAGAACATCTCGTTTAAGGAAATTGAGAAGCTCGAAACAATAAACTCAAAACTGGCGATGCTGGCTGAAGGTAGTGATGTTAAACAGTTCTTTAAGGTCCATAACGATTTTCATGATTTGTTTATTAAGGCTGCAAATAATGAAAAACTGTATGAAATGATTAATGGGTTGGTCAGCAAGTTCCAGCGGTTGCGGCTGGCATCGCTCAGCATTCCAGGCCGAATGAAGAATTCTGTTGAAGAACATGAGAAAATTATCGACGCGTTTCGCAAGAAAAACCCCGGCGCTGCGGAAAAACTGGTGAGAAAGAATGCTGAATACGGCGGCAAGGTATTGATGGGGGGGGATCCCGCCGCGACTATGAAGCCTTCGGAACGTTCTGCTATGTTACATCTGGATCTCTAG
- the ispD gene encoding 2-C-methyl-D-erythritol 4-phosphate cytidylyltransferase yields the protein MKVIALIPAAGMGKRMGAGINKQYLLLSGTPIVARTIAVFEASPLVDDIYVITPEAEIPFCREQVVAAHCFTKIRAIVPGGAERQHSVLNGLRAVRDAAADDVVLVHDGVRPFVTQEMIANSIAAAKTADGGLVAVPVKDTVKIAADGIVCGTPQRDTLWLAQTPQTFRYGIIRNAYEQAAGEGFLGTDDSSLVERLGGKVQVVVGDYRNIKITTPEDLVLAEAFLSESNQKA from the coding sequence ATGAAAGTGATTGCTCTCATCCCTGCAGCAGGCATGGGCAAACGAATGGGCGCAGGTATCAATAAACAGTACCTGCTGCTTTCCGGGACTCCTATTGTTGCCCGGACCATTGCGGTATTTGAAGCCTCTCCGCTTGTTGATGATATCTATGTTATTACTCCAGAGGCAGAAATCCCCTTCTGCCGCGAACAGGTAGTCGCTGCCCATTGTTTTACAAAAATCAGGGCCATTGTTCCGGGTGGTGCAGAGCGGCAGCACTCGGTGCTTAATGGTTTGCGTGCGGTGCGAGACGCAGCTGCCGACGACGTGGTTCTTGTCCATGATGGCGTAAGGCCTTTTGTGACACAAGAGATGATCGCCAACAGCATTGCCGCGGCAAAAACAGCTGATGGCGGCCTGGTTGCTGTTCCGGTAAAAGATACGGTAAAGATTGCAGCAGATGGGATCGTCTGTGGAACGCCGCAGCGTGACACGCTCTGGCTCGCCCAGACCCCCCAGACTTTCCGTTATGGCATCATTCGGAATGCCTATGAACAGGCTGCAGGTGAAGGATTCCTCGGTACGGATGACTCGTCGCTGGTCGAGAGATTGGGTGGTAAGGTTCAAGTTGTTGTTGGGGATTACCGCAATATCAAGATAACAACTCCAGAAGATCTCGTACTGGCAGAGGCTTTCTTGAGTGAGAGCAATCAGAAGGCTTGA
- the ispF gene encoding 2-C-methyl-D-erythritol 2,4-cyclodiphosphate synthase: MRIGHGYDVHRLVEERKLIIGGVDIPWEKGLLGHSDADVLLHAIADAILGAIAEGDIGKHFPDTDPRYKGADSLKLLGHVGRLAETKGYRVGNIDATIVAQRPKMAPHIPQMRENIAAALNCAVDQINVKATTTEELGFCGRGEGIASYAVALVISI; the protein is encoded by the coding sequence ATGAGAATTGGGCATGGTTACGACGTTCATCGCCTCGTAGAAGAGCGAAAGCTGATCATCGGTGGGGTAGATATCCCATGGGAGAAGGGGTTACTGGGGCATTCGGATGCTGATGTGCTGTTGCATGCTATCGCAGACGCCATTCTCGGTGCCATAGCCGAAGGTGATATCGGCAAACATTTTCCCGATACCGACCCGCGTTACAAGGGGGCGGACAGTCTGAAACTCCTGGGACACGTGGGCCGCCTGGCTGAGACAAAGGGGTATCGAGTTGGCAATATCGACGCCACCATTGTCGCCCAGCGGCCTAAAATGGCGCCGCATATCCCGCAGATGCGTGAGAACATTGCGGCGGCTCTGAATTGTGCCGTAGACCAGATAAACGTCAAGGCCACCACCACAGAAGAACTCGGGTTCTGCGGACGCGGTGAGGGGATCGCCTCTTACGCGGTGGCGCTAGTAATCTCAATATAG
- a CDS encoding glutamine--tRNA ligase/YqeY domain fusion protein has product MSDTAEKTTIAANFLRNIVADDLDSGKCQTIVTRFPPEPNGYLHIGHAKSICLNFGLARDFNGRCHLRFDDTNPAKEDVEYTESIKESVRWLGFDWGNHLYYASNYFDQLYDWAEYLIGAGKAYIDDQTADLIRVNRGTLTEPGAESPFRDRTVDENLDLFRRMRAGEFPDGAKVLRAKIDMASPNMNLRDPVIYRILHATHPHAGDKWCIYPMYDFAHGQSDALEGITHSICTLEFEDHKPLYEWFLENLPVPAKPRQYEFARLNLSYAVMSKRKLLQLVQDGDVSGWDDPRMPTLVGLRRRGYTPESIRSFCETIGVGRSDSWIDMSILEESVRSDLNERAPRAMAVLRPLKLVLDNYPEGAAEDFMVANHPQKPDLGSRTVPFCRELWIEQDDFMEEPVKGFKRLSPGMEVRLRNAYIIKCTHVVKDEKGTITEIHCSYDPDTKSGMPGSERKVKGVIHWVSAPHALTAEVRLYDRLFSVPNPSGDDWKSQINPNSVELLFGCKLEQSLATVEPETRFQFERNGYFCADRVDSAPGKPVFNRTVTLRDSWTK; this is encoded by the coding sequence ATGTCAGATACTGCCGAAAAAACGACTATAGCAGCAAACTTTTTGCGTAACATAGTTGCCGATGACCTGGATAGCGGCAAATGCCAGACGATAGTTACCCGCTTTCCGCCTGAGCCGAACGGCTATCTGCACATAGGTCATGCAAAATCGATATGCCTGAACTTTGGCCTGGCCCGCGATTTCAATGGCCGGTGCCACCTCCGGTTTGATGATACCAACCCGGCTAAGGAGGATGTAGAATACACCGAGTCGATCAAGGAGAGTGTCCGTTGGCTCGGTTTTGATTGGGGTAATCATCTCTATTATGCATCGAATTATTTCGACCAGCTCTATGATTGGGCCGAATACCTGATAGGTGCCGGCAAGGCTTATATTGATGATCAGACTGCAGATCTGATCCGGGTCAACCGTGGAACCTTGACTGAGCCTGGGGCAGAGAGCCCGTTCAGAGATCGAACGGTTGACGAGAATCTCGATCTATTTCGTCGCATGCGCGCCGGGGAATTCCCGGATGGAGCAAAGGTTCTGCGCGCCAAGATCGACATGGCTTCTCCGAATATGAATCTGCGAGATCCGGTAATCTATAGGATTTTGCACGCCACTCATCCGCATGCCGGCGATAAGTGGTGCATTTACCCGATGTACGATTTTGCCCATGGCCAGAGCGACGCACTTGAAGGGATCACGCATTCCATTTGTACCCTTGAGTTTGAAGACCATAAGCCTCTTTATGAATGGTTTCTGGAGAATCTTCCGGTTCCTGCCAAACCCCGGCAGTATGAGTTTGCCCGGCTCAACCTGTCTTACGCTGTAATGAGCAAGCGCAAGCTGCTGCAACTGGTCCAGGATGGCGATGTCTCAGGTTGGGACGATCCTCGGATGCCTACCCTGGTGGGGCTCAGGAGGCGCGGTTACACGCCGGAATCCATCCGCTCCTTTTGCGAGACCATCGGCGTTGGACGCAGCGATTCGTGGATCGACATGAGCATATTAGAGGAGTCGGTAAGGTCCGATCTGAATGAGCGGGCACCTCGTGCCATGGCCGTCCTCAGGCCGCTGAAGCTGGTGCTGGACAATTACCCTGAGGGTGCTGCCGAAGATTTCATGGTTGCCAATCATCCGCAGAAACCTGATCTGGGGAGCCGCACGGTCCCATTTTGCCGCGAACTCTGGATTGAGCAGGATGATTTCATGGAAGAGCCGGTCAAAGGGTTCAAGCGGCTTTCGCCAGGCATGGAAGTCAGGCTGCGCAATGCATATATTATAAAATGCACTCATGTGGTTAAAGATGAAAAGGGAACGATAACCGAAATCCACTGCAGTTACGACCCGGATACCAAGAGTGGCATGCCTGGCTCCGAGCGAAAGGTGAAGGGGGTAATTCACTGGGTGTCGGCACCGCATGCCCTGACCGCCGAAGTTAGGCTTTACGACCGGCTTTTTTCTGTTCCTAATCCTTCTGGCGATGACTGGAAGTCACAGATAAACCCGAATTCTGTCGAGCTCCTTTTCGGCTGCAAACTGGAACAATCCCTTGCAACTGTCGAACCTGAAACCAGATTCCAGTTTGAACGGAACGGTTATTTCTGCGCCGACAGGGTCGATTCCGCCCCCGGCAAACCGGTATTCAACAGGACAGTAACGCTTCGCGATTCCTGGACAAAGTAA
- the cysS gene encoding cysteine--tRNA ligase, with protein MALRIYNTLTGGKEDFVPLEPGKVKMYVCGVTVYDNCHIGHARAYTAFDMIFRYLKYSGYDVTYIRNYTDIDDKIINRANEQGILWSEVAERFIGEFNKDMTALGIQAPTFEPKATEHIPEIIAIVQRLVDKGNAYEANGDVYFRVERFPGYLKLSKRNLEDMQAGARVDVDDRKENPMDFALWKSSKPGEPAWESPWGPGRPGWHIECSAMSMKFLGETFDIHGGGKDLVFPHHENEIAQSEAANGKQFVRYWMHNGFVNINSEKMSKSLGNFFTIKEVLDKYDPEVLRFFLLSAHYRSPIDFCDHNLDDAEAGLERVYKGLAAISAALDVMTAVSVSGGEAESDLVEKLAAFSDRFREAMDDDFNTALALAHVFELVRAANRLITEVSSLDEGQKGLLAAVREKITEVGQVLGLFYSAPVEYLERIKGRKVAGMSIAPEEIERLLAERAAARKAKDFKRSDEIRDSLLSQGIELLDGPQGTVWKVK; from the coding sequence ATGGCACTCCGTATCTACAACACTTTGACTGGCGGCAAAGAGGATTTTGTCCCGCTCGAACCTGGCAAGGTCAAGATGTATGTCTGTGGCGTAACGGTCTATGACAACTGCCACATAGGCCATGCCCGGGCATACACCGCTTTTGACATGATTTTCAGATATCTGAAATACAGCGGGTACGATGTTACCTATATCCGTAATTATACCGATATTGATGACAAGATTATTAACCGTGCCAACGAGCAGGGTATCCTGTGGAGTGAAGTTGCAGAGCGTTTCATCGGGGAGTTCAATAAAGACATGACGGCTCTTGGTATCCAAGCGCCAACCTTCGAGCCAAAAGCAACGGAGCATATCCCGGAAATCATCGCAATTGTGCAACGGTTGGTGGATAAGGGCAATGCCTACGAGGCAAATGGAGATGTCTATTTCCGGGTCGAGCGCTTTCCCGGTTATCTGAAGCTGTCCAAGCGCAATCTTGAAGATATGCAGGCTGGGGCGAGGGTTGATGTTGATGATCGTAAGGAAAACCCCATGGACTTTGCCCTCTGGAAGAGTTCCAAACCGGGCGAGCCGGCATGGGAATCCCCGTGGGGGCCTGGCCGCCCAGGCTGGCATATCGAATGTTCCGCCATGAGCATGAAATTCCTAGGTGAGACTTTTGATATCCACGGTGGTGGCAAGGATCTGGTATTTCCGCACCATGAGAACGAAATTGCCCAGTCAGAGGCCGCCAATGGCAAACAGTTTGTCCGCTACTGGATGCACAACGGTTTTGTAAATATTAACTCGGAAAAAATGTCCAAATCTCTCGGTAATTTTTTCACGATCAAGGAAGTGCTGGATAAGTACGATCCGGAAGTGCTTCGATTTTTCCTGCTTTCAGCACATTATCGCTCGCCCATAGATTTCTGCGACCATAACCTTGATGATGCAGAAGCCGGTTTGGAGCGAGTCTATAAGGGGTTGGCCGCGATCTCCGCAGCCCTTGACGTTATGACCGCAGTTTCAGTTTCGGGTGGTGAAGCTGAGTCGGATCTTGTGGAGAAGCTTGCGGCTTTTTCAGACCGCTTTCGTGAGGCTATGGACGATGATTTCAATACAGCACTTGCCTTAGCCCATGTTTTTGAGCTGGTCAGGGCAGCCAATCGGCTCATAACTGAAGTCTCGTCTCTGGACGAAGGGCAGAAAGGTCTGTTGGCGGCAGTGCGCGAAAAAATAACCGAGGTTGGACAGGTTCTCGGACTGTTTTATTCTGCGCCTGTCGAGTATCTGGAACGGATAAAAGGGCGCAAGGTTGCAGGGATGTCAATTGCTCCGGAAGAGATTGAGCGTTTGCTGGCAGAGCGTGCCGCTGCTCGCAAGGCAAAGGATTTCAAGCGAAGTGATGAGATTAGGGATTCATTGCTCAGTCAGGGAATTGAACTGCTCGACGGGCCGCAAGGGACTGTTTGGAAGGTAAAATAA
- a CDS encoding ribbon-helix-helix protein, CopG family, whose translation MGKMRENPRYNVISMRISDEERATLDNIMYSTNKSVSQLMREAMELIKLQAETTVRKAA comes from the coding sequence ATGGGAAAAATGAGAGAAAATCCGCGGTACAATGTAATCTCGATGAGGATCAGCGATGAGGAGAGGGCCACCCTTGACAACATCATGTATTCGACCAACAAAAGCGTTTCACAGCTCATGCGCGAAGCCATGGAACTCATAAAGCTCCAGGCAGAGACAACTGTTAGAAAAGCTGCATAA